A window of Ignavibacteriales bacterium contains these coding sequences:
- a CDS encoding periplasmic heavy metal sensor produces the protein MKKQWFLILSLIFLTNFSLFSQQRQDEPPMGQREGGIKMLLKLTAEQEKKFDDLTYQHKQDAVDIHAKIQKNRLELERMVKDNKIDEKNLFQLTDENSKLQGNLKSSAVRNWFEIYKLLNDEQKAIWSKHILQMTNPQAIRERIKGKIKNFMMNRRPMRMNRNF, from the coding sequence ATGAAAAAGCAATGGTTTTTAATACTCAGTTTAATTTTTCTAACAAATTTTTCGCTCTTTTCGCAGCAGAGGCAAGACGAGCCACCAATGGGACAAAGAGAAGGCGGTATTAAAATGCTGTTAAAATTAACTGCGGAACAAGAGAAAAAATTTGATGATCTTACATATCAGCATAAACAAGATGCAGTTGATATTCATGCTAAGATACAAAAAAATCGTCTTGAGTTGGAAAGAATGGTTAAAGACAATAAGATTGATGAGAAAAATCTTTTCCAATTAACTGATGAGAATAGTAAACTTCAGGGTAATTTGAAAAGTTCTGCAGTTAGGAATTGGTTTGAAATTTATAAATTACTTAACGATGAGCAGAAAGCTATTTGGTCTAAACATATTTTACAAATGACTAATCCGCAAGCAATAAGAGAAAGAATAAAAGGTAAGATTAAAAATTTCATGATGAATCGAAGACCAATGCGAATGAATCGCAATTTCTAA
- a CDS encoding SDR family oxidoreductase has translation MADKKKIVWITGASSGIGKALTFEFTRNNIFVIGTARRLELLNRIKKELADYGNNFEPHQLDVTNYAAIDKFHKNILSHYKIDCLINNAGTTSFKKAVDDSIADIENILRVNLFGGIYTIKTVLPGMIKRQSGTIINILSMVTQKVFTSSSAYTASKSGLLGYAKVLREEVRDKNIRVINVLPGATSTEMWSNEIRNKHNDSMMNADDVAKFVFRIFSEKSNMVVEDIILRPAKGDL, from the coding sequence ATGGCTGACAAAAAAAAAATAGTTTGGATAACCGGTGCAAGTTCAGGAATTGGTAAAGCGCTTACATTTGAGTTTACCAGAAATAATATATTTGTTATCGGAACAGCTAGACGGTTAGAATTACTAAACAGAATAAAAAAAGAATTAGCTGATTACGGAAATAATTTTGAACCCCATCAGTTGGATGTAACTAATTATGCTGCAATAGATAAATTCCACAAAAATATTCTATCCCATTATAAAATTGATTGTCTGATTAATAATGCTGGTACGACATCATTCAAAAAGGCTGTAGATGATTCAATTGCCGATATTGAAAATATTTTACGTGTAAATTTATTTGGCGGCATTTACACAATTAAAACAGTTTTACCTGGAATGATTAAAAGACAATCCGGAACAATAATTAATATTTTATCTATGGTTACTCAAAAAGTATTTACTTCCAGCAGTGCATACACAGCTTCAAAATCCGGATTGCTGGGTTATGCAAAAGTTTTACGTGAAGAAGTTCGTGATAAAAATATTAGAGTAATAAATGTTTTACCCGGTGCAACTTCAACAGAAATGTGGTCGAACGAAATAAGAAACAAACATAATGATTCAATGATGAATGCTGATGATGTAGCTAAGTTTGTGTTTAGGATTTTTTCTGAAAAAAGTAATATGGTTGTTGAGGATATTATTTTGCGTCCGGCTAAGGGTGACTTGTAA
- the folE gene encoding GTP cyclohydrolase I FolE codes for MNYEIIEKYVKNLLDEVGENSEREGLKKTPHRVAKAYEFFTQGYKKDINKILNGAIFTEKYDEMVIVKDIDFYSMCEHHLLPFYGKIHIAYIPNGKIVGLSKIPRIVDMYAQRLQVQERMTQEIADTIEQYLNPRGVAVVAEGYHMCMMMRGVQKQNSITTTSAMHGIFTEDARTRSEFLNLISKKI; via the coding sequence TTGAATTACGAAATAATTGAAAAATATGTCAAGAATCTTCTTGATGAAGTTGGTGAAAATTCAGAACGAGAAGGATTAAAAAAAACACCACATCGTGTTGCCAAAGCGTATGAATTCTTTACTCAAGGTTATAAAAAAGATATTAATAAAATTCTTAATGGTGCAATTTTTACTGAGAAATACGACGAAATGGTTATTGTAAAGGATATTGATTTTTACAGTATGTGCGAACATCATTTGCTTCCATTCTATGGAAAAATCCACATTGCTTATATACCGAATGGAAAGATAGTCGGGTTGAGTAAAATACCAAGGATAGTTGATATGTATGCACAACGGCTGCAAGTACAAGAAAGAATGACACAGGAAATTGCAGATACGATTGAACAGTATCTTAATCCCCGCGGCGTTGCAGTTGTTGCTGAAGGTTATCATATGTGTATGATGATGCGCGGTGTACAAAAACAAAACTCCATAACTACTACAAGTGCGATGCATGGAATTTTTACTGAAGATGCCCGAACACGTAGTGAATTTCTAAATCTTATTTCAAAAAAGATTTGA
- a CDS encoding 6-carboxytetrahydropterin synthase → MIFVTRRETFSASHRLFNPNFSNEENDRLFGKCNNLNGHGHNYILEVVVAGEVDPNTGYVIDLKVLKEIIKKNVISKVDHKNLNLDVGFLKGKIPTAENIAIGIWYQLVDKLPSGKLYSIKLYETENNFVEYKGKAIN, encoded by the coding sequence ATGATTTTCGTAACAAGGCGAGAAACTTTTAGTGCATCGCACCGGTTATTTAATCCAAATTTTTCCAATGAAGAAAATGATCGGCTATTCGGCAAATGCAACAACTTAAACGGTCACGGACATAATTATATTTTAGAAGTTGTAGTAGCAGGTGAAGTTGATCCGAATACCGGTTATGTAATAGATCTTAAAGTTCTAAAAGAAATAATTAAAAAAAATGTGATAAGTAAAGTAGATCATAAAAATTTGAATCTCGATGTTGGTTTCCTAAAAGGGAAGATACCGACCGCTGAGAACATAGCTATAGGCATTTGGTATCAATTAGTTGATAAACTACCGTCCGGTAAACTTTACTCGATTAAACTTTATGAGACTGAAAATAATTTTGTTGAATATAAAGGAAAGGCGATCAATTGA
- the bcp gene encoding thioredoxin-dependent thiol peroxidase encodes MLEVGKKAPSFSLLDSNGVKVSLNDFKGWKVVLYFYPKDMTSGCTKEACDFRDIFPNFKRIKTVVIGISADSVESHKKFESKYNLPFTLLSGEKKEVVSKYGVWKEKSMYGRKYMGIERTTFIIDENGLIKKIFPKVKVVGHVEEVLKALKG; translated from the coding sequence ATGTTAGAGGTCGGGAAAAAAGCACCTTCGTTTTCATTACTGGATTCAAATGGAGTAAAGGTATCTCTCAATGATTTCAAGGGATGGAAAGTTGTTCTCTATTTTTATCCGAAAGATATGACATCAGGCTGCACAAAAGAAGCGTGCGATTTTAGAGATATTTTTCCAAACTTCAAGAGAATAAAAACAGTTGTTATTGGAATAAGTGCCGATTCTGTAGAATCACACAAAAAGTTTGAGAGTAAATACAATCTTCCCTTCACACTTTTAAGTGGTGAGAAAAAAGAAGTTGTTTCTAAATATGGAGTCTGGAAAGAAAAAAGTATGTACGGTAGAAAATATATGGGGATTGAACGTACAACATTTATTATTGATGAAAATGGTTTAATTAAAAAAATATTCCCAAAAGTTAAAGTAGTGGGACATGTTGAAGAAGTATTGAAAGCACTCAAAGGATAG
- a CDS encoding redoxin domain-containing protein yields MSLKVGDVAPNFSLKNTNNESVSLSDFKGKKNVVILFFPAVGTSVCEKELCSTRDGMKDYENLDAQVLAISVDGPFAQKLWTDKHQFNFPVLSDFNKEVSPAYGSFYDVWLPGKWDLKGVSKRSAFVVDKKGVIQYAEVLEVAGNEPNYATIQETLKKLL; encoded by the coding sequence ATGTCATTGAAAGTAGGAGATGTTGCACCAAATTTTAGTTTAAAGAATACAAATAATGAATCCGTTTCGTTATCTGACTTTAAAGGAAAGAAGAACGTGGTTATACTTTTTTTCCCGGCTGTAGGAACTTCAGTTTGCGAAAAAGAGCTTTGCTCAACCAGAGATGGGATGAAAGATTATGAAAATCTGGATGCTCAAGTTTTAGCAATTAGCGTTGATGGTCCATTCGCACAAAAACTTTGGACAGACAAACATCAATTTAACTTTCCTGTTCTCAGCGATTTTAATAAAGAAGTATCACCTGCGTATGGATCATTTTATGATGTTTGGCTTCCTGGCAAGTGGGATTTGAAAGGTGTCTCCAAGAGATCAGCATTCGTTGTTGATAAGAAGGGAGTTATCCAATATGCTGAAGTTTTAGAGGTTGCCGGTAATGAACCGAACTATGCAACGATTCAAGAAACATTAAAAAAATTATTATAA
- a CDS encoding dodecin domain-containing protein, with the protein MSKTFEVIDRVGISTEGVTEAIKEIVLEANSEIKVGWFEVVEQRGRVTSEGKVEFQVKVRIGRKLKE; encoded by the coding sequence ATGTCAAAGACGTTCGAAGTAATAGACAGAGTTGGAATTTCAACAGAAGGAGTTACTGAAGCAATTAAAGAAATTGTTCTTGAAGCTAACTCAGAAATAAAAGTGGGTTGGTTTGAAGTTGTGGAACAAAGAGGCAGAGTAACTTCAGAAGGAAAAGTTGAATTCCAGGTTAAAGTTCGAATTGGCAGAAAACTTAAAGAATAA
- a CDS encoding transcriptional repressor, with the protein MEIEQAHEQFRRFLKRGDNRVTPERFEVLDFAMDYEGHFGADELYIKMKSSDSNISRATVYNTLELLAQCELLSKRNFGENKTRYESNVGKTSHDHLICTNCGAIKEFSEPKIQKIVKEISSEIGFDSTGYSFNIFGKCTNPNCGQNKNAK; encoded by the coding sequence GTGGAAATAGAACAAGCACACGAACAATTCAGACGATTTCTAAAACGAGGTGACAATCGGGTTACACCGGAACGCTTTGAAGTTCTTGACTTTGCAATGGATTATGAAGGACATTTTGGAGCGGATGAATTGTACATTAAGATGAAGAGTAGTGATTCCAATATTTCCCGTGCAACGGTTTACAATACGCTTGAACTTTTAGCTCAATGTGAGCTTCTCTCAAAAAGAAATTTCGGAGAGAACAAAACTCGTTATGAATCTAATGTCGGAAAGACAAGTCACGATCATTTAATTTGTACTAATTGCGGAGCTATCAAAGAATTTTCAGAACCAAAAATTCAAAAAATAGTTAAAGAAATTTCATCTGAGATCGGCTTTGATTCTACAGGTTATTCATTTAACATTTTTGGAAAATGCACTAATCCTAATTGCGGTCAAAACAAAAATGCCAAATAG
- a CDS encoding ferrous iron transport protein A, with the protein MPNSTLDKAKKGNPITVVKLPSGNIKSQLIRLGISEGDTLKCIQRLPGGTIVVQKNRQEIAVGFDLAKKIHVLIQ; encoded by the coding sequence ATGCCAAATAGCACATTAGATAAAGCTAAAAAGGGAAATCCTATTACTGTAGTTAAACTACCATCCGGAAATATTAAATCTCAATTGATACGACTTGGAATCTCTGAAGGAGATACATTGAAATGTATACAACGTCTTCCCGGAGGAACAATCGTGGTTCAAAAAAATAGGCAAGAAATTGCAGTAGGATTTGATCTCGCGAAAAAAATTCACGTACTTATTCAGTAA
- a CDS encoding ferrous iron transporter B, whose amino-acid sequence MKTDNVVNLENDKIVSPLKTFIEPEKLQKVVLVGNPNVGKSCFFNFMSGMYVDVSNFPGTTVSITKSHFQGNDVFDTPGIYGVGSFNDEEKVARDIILSADIILNVVNTLNLDRDLFLTLQLIDMGKKVSVLLNFSDELKKRKIKIDTKKLSDLLGVEVYQTAAVDKLGFDKLGEAVKSARVGKQELDLHFLLNQEMERSVPQSDSLLILEGDEAIAQKNNVLCGTADERERIYISRRNRVNEIVDLVEYEDSKKGEIFNQLGRLCLNPVTGIPILLFMLVLMYFFIGDLVSQRIVNFTENKIGKDFFEYNIKSFSGNYTPVNVDVTIFDGNNIEIGKKTFNFPSGISANPTLQKEFSELSKQKNARTNFYFQNPFVKLFFGEFGVITMTVTYLLFLLLPLVIGFYFVMALLEDSGYLPRLATMLDRSFNKIGLNGKAVIPIMLGFGCITMANITTRMLGTEREKSIVTAILQFVIPCSAQLAVIAALLSGAGFAPMMLYISVISTVLIVLSTVLNKMLPGESSPLLIDLPMIRFPRMSNVFKKTFFRSFGFMKEASFWFFIGALAVGIMEISGMLKVWQDVLAPFTTTWLKLPKEAANAFVMGMVRRDFGAAGLFHMNLSIMQKTVSIITITLFVPCIASFVVMLKERGWKEGMMIWFGTWIAAFLVGGIVAQIVI is encoded by the coding sequence ATGAAAACAGATAATGTAGTTAATCTTGAAAATGATAAAATAGTCTCACCCTTAAAAACTTTCATTGAGCCTGAAAAACTTCAGAAAGTTGTCCTCGTTGGCAATCCGAATGTGGGTAAATCTTGTTTCTTTAATTTCATGAGCGGTATGTATGTTGATGTTTCCAATTTCCCCGGCACGACAGTATCAATAACAAAAAGTCATTTTCAAGGTAATGATGTTTTTGATACACCGGGAATATACGGTGTCGGTTCGTTTAATGATGAAGAAAAAGTAGCGCGCGATATAATTCTTTCCGCTGATATAATTCTTAATGTAGTCAATACTCTTAATCTCGATCGTGATCTTTTTCTCACTCTTCAATTAATTGATATGGGAAAAAAGGTTTCAGTACTTTTAAATTTCAGCGATGAACTCAAGAAAAGAAAAATTAAAATTGATACTAAAAAACTTTCCGACTTACTTGGCGTTGAAGTTTACCAGACTGCTGCAGTTGATAAATTAGGATTTGATAAACTCGGAGAGGCAGTTAAATCTGCAAGAGTTGGTAAGCAAGAACTCGATCTTCATTTTTTACTAAATCAGGAAATGGAAAGATCGGTCCCTCAATCCGATTCACTTTTAATATTAGAAGGCGACGAAGCGATTGCACAAAAAAATAATGTATTGTGCGGCACCGCAGATGAACGCGAAAGAATTTACATCAGCAGAAGAAATCGTGTAAATGAGATTGTGGATCTTGTTGAATATGAAGATTCAAAAAAGGGAGAGATCTTCAATCAGCTTGGCAGATTATGTTTAAATCCAGTGACCGGCATACCAATCTTACTGTTTATGCTTGTTCTAATGTACTTTTTCATTGGCGATTTGGTTTCTCAAAGGATTGTTAATTTTACAGAAAATAAAATTGGTAAAGATTTTTTCGAATATAATATTAAATCGTTTTCAGGAAATTACACTCCTGTAAATGTTGACGTAACAATTTTTGATGGTAACAATATTGAGATCGGCAAAAAAACTTTCAACTTCCCTTCCGGTATAAGTGCTAATCCGACTCTTCAAAAAGAATTCTCTGAATTATCGAAACAAAAAAACGCACGGACGAATTTTTATTTTCAAAATCCATTTGTAAAACTTTTCTTCGGTGAATTTGGTGTTATAACAATGACAGTAACTTACTTACTGTTTTTACTTCTACCATTAGTAATTGGATTTTATTTTGTAATGGCTTTATTAGAAGACAGTGGTTACCTTCCTCGTCTTGCAACTATGCTTGATCGTTCATTTAATAAAATCGGTTTAAATGGTAAAGCTGTAATTCCGATAATGCTTGGTTTCGGTTGTATTACAATGGCAAATATTACTACACGTATGCTTGGAACAGAAAGAGAAAAATCAATTGTTACAGCAATTCTTCAATTTGTAATTCCGTGCTCAGCACAATTAGCTGTAATCGCTGCTCTTCTAAGCGGAGCCGGATTTGCACCGATGATGCTTTATATCTCAGTTATTTCAACTGTTCTTATTGTTCTTTCAACTGTCTTAAATAAAATGCTTCCCGGCGAAAGTTCTCCCCTATTAATTGATCTTCCCATGATTCGTTTTCCAAGAATGAGTAATGTTTTCAAAAAAACTTTTTTTAGAAGTTTTGGTTTCATGAAAGAAGCTAGCTTTTGGTTTTTTATCGGTGCACTTGCAGTTGGTATTATGGAAATAAGCGGAATGTTAAAAGTTTGGCAGGATGTTTTAGCACCTTTTACAACAACATGGTTAAAGCTTCCTAAAGAAGCCGCAAATGCTTTTGTAATGGGAATGGTTCGTAGAGATTTTGGTGCGGCTGGACTTTTCCATATGAATTTATCAATAATGCAAAAGACAGTTTCAATTATTACAATTACTCTTTTCGTTCCGTGTATCGCTTCGTTCGTTGTTATGCTTAAAGAAAGAGGTTGGAAAGAAGGAATGATGATATGGTTTGGAACTTGGATCGCTGCTTTTTTAGTCGGTGGAATCGTTGCACAAATAGTAATCTGA
- a CDS encoding MBL fold metallo-hydrolase yields the protein MKKNEYQKYPIIWRKEDFFIKIYCSIPNIATGILITTDRVTFIADPGDGILRDLNKDVGAVIILKVSDIFISHGHHDHVGGVWSLLTYLSVMRKKSPLNIFYPKGCKEIESIYRAFIKVYSKEVSYQINLKPIDSVKSFKRDSVTIKPFKVNHREPSEDGNSSELIPSLGFKFIYDGKSICYGGDTAYCESLVQNAKDSNLAIIEAGAKDDSTSDLHMTIKQATQIGKTAKEYFLVHVPQ from the coding sequence ATGAAAAAAAACGAATATCAAAAATATCCAATAATTTGGCGCAAAGAAGATTTCTTCATAAAGATTTACTGTTCTATTCCTAACATAGCAACAGGAATATTAATTACAACCGACAGAGTAACATTTATTGCTGATCCGGGCGATGGAATTTTGCGCGATCTTAATAAAGATGTTGGTGCTGTTATAATTCTAAAAGTTTCCGATATTTTCATCAGCCATGGTCATCACGATCATGTTGGAGGCGTTTGGTCGCTTCTTACATATTTATCTGTTATGAGGAAAAAAAGCCCGCTCAATATTTTTTATCCAAAGGGCTGTAAGGAGATCGAAAGTATTTATCGCGCATTTATTAAAGTTTACAGCAAAGAAGTTTCTTATCAAATAAATTTAAAACCAATTGATTCGGTGAAAAGTTTTAAGCGCGATTCAGTTACGATCAAACCATTCAAAGTTAATCATAGAGAACCATCGGAAGACGGCAATTCATCAGAATTAATTCCATCTCTTGGATTTAAATTCATTTATGACGGCAAATCAATTTGTTACGGCGGCGATACTGCCTATTGCGAATCTTTAGTCCAAAATGCGAAAGATTCAAATCTTGCAATTATTGAAGCTGGAGCTAAAGATGATTCGACTTCTGATCTACACATGACTATCAAACAAGCAACACAAATCGGAAAAACTGCTAAGGAATATTTCTTGGTGCATGTGCCCCAATAA
- a CDS encoding M20/M25/M40 family metallo-hydrolase, with translation MKRISFLLIILFVVSIQAQNKIHRPEITAEEIKANVFYLASDAMKGRFTGSPEERIAGDYIKSEFQLYGLKPAFNGNWFQEFPFIERVEMTKANSLSFDVKGKKQNLKTGNDYTTVAYSGKGKINGDLVFAGYGISAPKLNYDDYEGIDVKGKTVVVMRYHPEHDSSRSEFDKYASFRNKATVAKEKGAVAIILVNGFAPKNYDDQLMELHYDGAPAMKGISVQHVKRSFVEDLFKIDGLSFVEAQKQIDALKKPSSFAFKNAKVSLSTEVKEIEKKGRNVAGMIEGSDPVLKNEFIVIGAHYDHLGIDQLKESSMYKGNDKQIHNGADDNASGTTGVLEVAEKFGSMQGLLKRSIIFVAFSGEELGILGSTYMTNNFPVDIKNVDAMLNMDMIGRLNEENSLTIIGSGTSSMWKELLNQKNSYSFKLGMSDGGSGGSDHQAFSNKNIPVLFFFTGTHSDYHKPSDKPEKINCDGEAKVANYVFDIALAVDNLEKRPDYVKVEEPAQRGGDGGKTRVTVGTIPEFGFSGTGYKLSGVTEGSPAAKAGMKAGDIIVKFGPKTVANIYDFMYAVQDYKAGDKVDVVVQRDGKEMTFNVELIAK, from the coding sequence ATGAAGAGAATTTCATTTCTATTGATAATTCTATTTGTCGTTTCAATTCAAGCACAAAATAAAATTCACAGACCTGAAATAACTGCAGAAGAAATTAAAGCCAACGTCTTCTATCTCGCATCAGATGCAATGAAAGGAAGATTCACCGGAAGTCCTGAAGAAAGAATAGCAGGAGATTATATTAAAAGTGAATTTCAACTTTACGGATTAAAACCTGCTTTCAATGGAAATTGGTTCCAAGAATTTCCTTTTATTGAAAGAGTTGAAATGACAAAAGCTAATTCCCTTTCTTTTGACGTAAAGGGTAAAAAGCAAAACCTTAAAACCGGAAATGATTATACAACCGTTGCCTATTCCGGAAAAGGAAAAATTAATGGAGATTTAGTTTTTGCAGGATATGGTATTTCCGCACCTAAATTAAATTACGATGACTATGAAGGTATTGATGTTAAAGGAAAAACCGTAGTTGTTATGAGGTATCATCCCGAACATGACAGTTCCAGATCAGAGTTTGATAAATATGCTTCCTTTAGAAACAAAGCTACAGTAGCAAAAGAGAAAGGTGCAGTTGCAATTATCTTAGTCAATGGATTCGCACCCAAAAACTATGATGATCAATTGATGGAACTCCACTACGATGGTGCACCCGCAATGAAAGGTATTTCTGTTCAACATGTAAAAAGAAGTTTTGTAGAAGATCTTTTTAAGATTGATGGGCTGAGCTTCGTCGAAGCCCAGAAACAAATTGATGCTTTAAAAAAACCATCTTCATTTGCATTTAAAAATGCCAAAGTTTCTCTTTCAACCGAAGTAAAAGAAATTGAGAAGAAAGGAAGAAATGTTGCGGGGATGATCGAAGGAAGTGATCCGGTTTTGAAAAATGAATTTATTGTAATCGGCGCACATTACGATCATCTTGGAATTGATCAGCTTAAAGAATCTTCGATGTATAAAGGTAATGACAAACAAATTCACAATGGCGCTGATGATAATGCATCCGGTACAACAGGAGTGTTGGAAGTCGCTGAAAAATTTGGCTCTATGCAAGGACTATTGAAACGCAGTATAATCTTTGTTGCTTTCTCCGGTGAAGAACTTGGAATTCTTGGTTCAACTTACATGACGAATAATTTTCCTGTTGATATTAAAAATGTTGATGCAATGTTAAACATGGATATGATCGGACGTTTGAATGAAGAAAATAGTTTGACCATCATTGGTTCAGGTACTTCTTCAATGTGGAAGGAATTGTTAAATCAAAAAAACAGTTACAGTTTTAAATTAGGAATGAGCGATGGCGGATCGGGCGGCAGTGATCATCAAGCATTCTCAAATAAAAACATTCCGGTTCTTTTTTTCTTTACCGGAACACATTCGGATTATCACAAACCATCTGATAAACCTGAAAAAATAAATTGCGACGGCGAAGCTAAAGTTGCTAACTATGTTTTTGATATTGCTCTTGCAGTTGATAATTTAGAAAAACGGCCGGATTATGTTAAAGTTGAAGAACCCGCACAAAGAGGCGGTGACGGAGGAAAAACTCGCGTTACAGTAGGAACAATTCCTGAATTTGGCTTTAGTGGAACAGGTTATAAACTATCCGGAGTAACTGAAGGAAGTCCTGCAGCTAAAGCCGGAATGAAAGCGGGTGATATCATTGTAAAATTTGGTCCTAAAACAGTTGCCAATATTTATGATTTTATGTATGCTGTTCAAGATTACAAAGCCGGTGATAAAGTTGATGTTGTTGTCCAACGAGATGGAAAAGAAATGACTTTCAATGTCGAATTGATTGCGAAATAG